A single region of the Garra rufa chromosome 20, GarRuf1.0, whole genome shotgun sequence genome encodes:
- the arf4b gene encoding ADP-ribosylation factor 4b — MGMFFSSLFPHLFNKKEMRLLMVGLDAAGKTTVLYKLKLGEVVTTIPTLGFNVETVEYKNISFTVWDVGGQDVIRRLWRHYYQNTKGLIFVVDSSDHDRIETAAEELKAMLAEDEMRDVVLLVFANKQDLPKAMPVHELTDRLGLHAMRGRQWFVQPTCAVQGSGLYEGLDWLSNQLSKR; from the exons atgggCATGTTCTTTTCTAGCCTTTTCCCTCATCTCTTTAATAAAAAAGAGATGAGGTTACTTATGG TTGGTCTGGATGCAGCAGGGAAAACAACAGTCCTCTACAAACTCAAACTTGGTGAAGTTGTCACAACTATCCCAACTCTAG GTTTTAACGTGGAGACAGTTGAATATAAAAACATCTCATTCACCGTTTGGGATGTCGGCGGTCAGGATGTTATCAGACGCCTCTGGAGACATTACTATCAAAACACTAAG GGCTTGATCTTTGTGGTGGACAGCAGTGATCATGACCGGATTGAAACGGCAGCAGAGGAGCTAAAGGCGATGCTGGCGGAGGACGAGATGAGAGACGTggttttgttagtttttgctaaCAAGCAGGATTTACCTAAAGCCATGCCGGTCCATGAGCTGACAGACAGACTGGGTTTACACGCAATGAGAGGAAGACAG TGGTTTGTTCAACCCACGTGTGCGGTTCAAGGATCAGGTTTATATGAAGGACTAGATTGGCTCTCGAATCAACTGTCCAAACGATAA